A window of the Roseburia sp. 831b genome harbors these coding sequences:
- a CDS encoding TIGR03111 family XrtG-associated glycosyltransferase, with protein sequence MQIINNFVNSFVFWAAWIIIPVIMEIVPAFGSIYVLIKKHIKKKVYEDPIMYPEITLIIPVYNSQDSLEECIRSIHESDYPNDKIKIYLVNNQGQDNSFEVFHECQEKYPNLMMQWMNAMQGKSKALNLALFNSDGKYIIHIDSDGQLEKNALKNMVKKFEADSSVDCMTGAILTEPSMIEQYHGIFAKLLRKLEFMEYAQAFLAGRNYASETNNIYTLSGAFSAFRKSAVLKSQLYNTDTICEDTQITFQMRYIQKKKVHICENAIFFVDPIEDMNKLYTQRQRWQRGSLEVSHQFLKKELHPYKLFTNVTVRTLMYDHTFAFPRMIWYLALLCLLCMNYSFSLIIYSTLFIFFLYIVIGYFYFASTIGFLSEFKELRSYYKKQWYVVALLPLFNFLVFFIRFAGVINSINTDSAWKTRNLTEEKQAFMDTVKDDVKGISGFYQKIKDWVNAQ encoded by the coding sequence ATGCAAATCATAAATAATTTTGTGAATTCGTTTGTCTTTTGGGCGGCGTGGATTATTATTCCTGTGATTATGGAGATTGTTCCGGCGTTTGGAAGCATTTATGTTTTAATCAAAAAGCATATCAAAAAGAAGGTTTACGAAGACCCGATTATGTACCCGGAGATTACTCTGATTATCCCGGTCTACAATTCGCAGGACTCGTTAGAAGAGTGCATTCGCTCCATTCATGAGAGCGATTATCCGAATGACAAAATCAAAATTTATCTGGTGAACAATCAGGGGCAGGATAATAGTTTTGAGGTTTTCCATGAATGTCAGGAAAAATATCCAAATCTTATGATGCAATGGATGAACGCGATGCAGGGAAAATCCAAAGCATTAAACCTTGCACTGTTTAACAGTGACGGAAAGTACATCATTCACATTGACAGCGATGGACAACTTGAAAAGAATGCCCTAAAAAATATGGTAAAAAAATTTGAGGCGGATTCGTCGGTTGACTGTATGACAGGAGCAATTTTGACAGAGCCTTCCATGATTGAGCAGTATCACGGAATCTTTGCAAAGCTGCTTCGAAAGTTAGAGTTTATGGAGTATGCACAGGCGTTTTTGGCAGGAAGAAACTATGCGTCTGAAACGAACAATATTTATACGTTATCAGGGGCTTTTTCTGCGTTTCGAAAATCAGCCGTGTTAAAATCACAGCTTTATAACACGGACACCATTTGCGAGGATACCCAGATTACGTTCCAGATGCGCTATATCCAGAAGAAAAAGGTACATATCTGTGAAAATGCGATTTTCTTTGTAGACCCGATTGAGGACATGAACAAATTGTATACACAAAGACAACGTTGGCAGCGCGGCAGTCTTGAGGTGTCGCATCAGTTTTTAAAGAAGGAGCTTCATCCATACAAATTATTTACCAATGTAACGGTTCGTACGCTCATGTATGACCATACGTTCGCATTCCCTAGAATGATCTGGTATCTGGCGTTGCTTTGCCTGCTTTGTATGAATTATTCGTTTTCTTTGATTATTTATTCGACGTTGTTTATTTTCTTTTTGTATATTGTGATTGGCTATTTTTACTTTGCCTCGACAATCGGGTTTTTATCTGAGTTTAAAGAACTCCGCAGCTATTATAAAAAACAGTGGTACGTGGTTGCATTATTGCCGCTTTTTAATTTTCTGGTCTTTTTCATCCGTTTTGCAGGGGTAATCAATAGCATTAACACAGACAGTGCATGGAAAACAAGAAATTTAACCGAGGAAAAACAGGCGTTTATGGATACGGTAAAGGATGATGTAAAAGGAATATCCGGTTTTTATCAGAAAATAAAGGACTGGGTAAACGCGCAGTAG
- a CDS encoding 6-pyruvoyl-tetrahydropterin synthase-related protein, with the protein MRKKLQFIGCIAIYGILAAGLVWLLYEKNVFPMGEHIWESLYKADYLLDGIKSGNGILYYDSFSGNGSEFVRFAEPLPCILLTFFAFLGNQNAVVTYALFVGTVFFLSASSIFWIGRKENRSFMGFLLGLAYFFMPANLHMLFSKGNVGESIVLAFLPLFFWQCYRFVEEKSLKAVVAVSILSVLFVMCSVSYTIMVVTAAVCYLLLDGIINGTFRNGLKLVPAFLLAFLWNGIWLCAYLKKYGTIPKTSAEKASFYQALLDSLNPMQAMREGTQFWYLGVSVFVLLLFGILFSKRKTSSFFAAGILFVIFSTTALSGVIKSLPGFKNMDMAAFFPMVTAFVLVGFLLWKTLRKELVFICAIGLFFDLMVAVSGYAPTLLSQDINGQLQKEADTMFIEEAGSLTQQRVAIFAEQKERSIAKYLLSKSGKELSVTQGCEYEAASIPNYLGQLEQALSDGKYLYLFDRCLELGDDTVIVEKEKLWNGDDDVKKLTNCAEQVGYVKKEENNKYLMFHIKTDGTFGVKSEYQAIGIGSSAGMMALQYPNMQETSSTNLNDYTYEQLSKYQCIYLNGFTYDDKAAAEQLITKLGENGVKVVIEASGIPADIVSKNREFLGVTCNDISFEKGYPILYTESATYDCNLFADGYEDWRTVYVIGLTKELGYFYENQDKIDFIGTAGNDNIIVIGLNLGYHGALTGDPMVEEIYDGLFGVDQDVLPERELVPVQITYRGNSLSIKADSAVNTTLAYHDTFTCDKEVTEQNQLLYVKKGTTDISIKPAYIGAGAFLIFVGFAFAVPYYDYLIETSKGRKQKNER; encoded by the coding sequence TTGCGCAAAAAGTTACAGTTCATAGGTTGTATTGCGATATATGGAATTTTAGCAGCGGGACTTGTATGGTTGCTTTATGAAAAAAATGTTTTCCCGATGGGGGAACATATATGGGAGTCTTTGTACAAGGCTGACTATCTGTTAGATGGAATAAAAAGTGGAAATGGCATTTTATATTATGATTCCTTTAGCGGAAACGGTTCCGAATTCGTTCGTTTCGCAGAGCCGCTTCCGTGTATTCTGCTAACCTTTTTTGCATTCCTTGGAAACCAGAATGCAGTAGTAACGTATGCTTTATTTGTGGGCACCGTTTTTTTCTTGTCTGCAAGCAGTATTTTTTGGATCGGAAGAAAAGAAAACAGAAGTTTTATGGGATTCTTGCTTGGACTGGCATATTTTTTCATGCCGGCAAACCTTCATATGCTCTTTTCTAAGGGAAATGTAGGAGAAAGTATTGTACTGGCATTTTTACCACTGTTCTTCTGGCAGTGCTATCGTTTTGTAGAAGAAAAAAGCTTAAAAGCAGTTGTGGCGGTTTCGATTCTTTCCGTTCTTTTTGTGATGTGCAGCGTTTCTTATACCATAATGGTAGTAACGGCAGCTGTTTGTTACCTGTTATTGGATGGAATCATAAATGGAACCTTTCGAAATGGCTTAAAACTTGTTCCGGCGTTCCTGCTTGCCTTTTTGTGGAATGGCATCTGGTTATGTGCCTATTTAAAAAAATATGGCACAATTCCAAAAACGAGTGCAGAAAAAGCATCTTTTTATCAGGCACTTTTGGATTCATTAAACCCAATGCAGGCAATGAGAGAGGGTACACAGTTTTGGTATCTGGGAGTGTCCGTTTTCGTCTTATTATTGTTTGGAATTTTATTTAGTAAACGGAAAACAAGTTCCTTTTTTGCGGCAGGGATTTTGTTTGTGATTTTTTCGACAACGGCATTATCCGGTGTGATAAAAAGCCTGCCGGGCTTTAAAAATATGGACATGGCTGCATTTTTCCCAATGGTGACAGCTTTCGTTTTGGTGGGATTTTTGTTATGGAAGACACTTAGAAAAGAACTGGTGTTCATCTGTGCAATCGGATTGTTTTTCGATCTTATGGTGGCAGTATCCGGCTATGCGCCAACCCTGTTATCACAGGATATAAACGGTCAGTTACAGAAGGAAGCAGATACGATGTTTATCGAAGAAGCAGGAAGCCTTACGCAGCAAAGAGTTGCAATTTTTGCAGAGCAAAAGGAACGTTCCATTGCAAAATACCTGCTTTCAAAAAGCGGAAAAGAACTTTCGGTGACACAAGGATGTGAGTATGAAGCGGCAAGTATTCCAAATTACCTGGGACAGTTAGAACAGGCATTATCAGATGGAAAATATCTCTATCTGTTTGACCGCTGTCTGGAACTTGGGGATGATACAGTTATTGTTGAAAAAGAGAAACTCTGGAATGGAGACGATGATGTTAAAAAATTAACAAACTGTGCAGAGCAGGTCGGATACGTGAAAAAAGAGGAGAACAATAAATACCTGATGTTCCATATTAAGACAGACGGAACGTTTGGAGTTAAGAGTGAATACCAGGCGATTGGAATCGGAAGCAGCGCCGGTATGATGGCATTGCAATATCCAAACATGCAAGAGACCTCCTCTACGAATCTAAATGACTATACCTATGAACAACTGTCAAAGTATCAGTGTATTTATTTGAATGGATTTACCTATGATGATAAGGCGGCGGCAGAGCAGCTTATTACAAAACTAGGAGAAAACGGTGTAAAGGTCGTAATTGAGGCGAGTGGAATACCGGCTGATATTGTTTCAAAGAATCGGGAATTCTTAGGCGTGACATGCAATGATATTTCTTTTGAAAAAGGTTATCCCATTCTTTATACGGAGTCTGCAACGTATGACTGTAACCTGTTCGCAGATGGCTATGAGGACTGGAGGACGGTCTATGTGATAGGACTTACAAAAGAGCTTGGCTATTTTTATGAGAATCAGGATAAAATTGATTTTATAGGAACCGCTGGAAACGATAATATTATCGTCATCGGGCTAAACTTAGGTTACCATGGAGCGTTGACAGGCGATCCGATGGTGGAAGAAATCTATGACGGATTGTTTGGGGTAGACCAGGATGTGCTGCCAGAGAGGGAACTTGTTCCGGTTCAGATTACTTACCGGGGAAATTCACTCTCCATCAAGGCAGACTCGGCTGTGAATACAACACTTGCTTACCATGATACTTTTACCTGTGACAAGGAAGTGACGGAGCAAAACCAGTTACTTTATGTAAAAAAAGGAACAACGGACATCTCCATAAAGCCAGCCTATATAGGCGCAGGAGCATTTTTGATTTTTGTAGGATTTGCATTTGCAGTTCCGTATTATGATTATCTGATTGAGACCTCAAAGGGAAGGAAACAAAAAAATGAAAGGTGA
- the xrtG gene encoding exosortase family protein XrtG, translated as MKYLIGLILGIIWLYVLHVLKKSKLNFWHFAVGSAGLFIFMMVYLRPVLTQPSARIIAAIAGIPGNLFHLYTAYFKYGIIFVQSKQGAISLMIDFECSGIIEIMAFLSLLLFYNVYTRVEKVIVGLSGISALVVANAIRITIICVIIHFMGVSAYYVAHAFIGRIVFYAFSVALYFYVFTKPQIIKQRVGGFRYANHK; from the coding sequence ATGAAGTATCTCATAGGTCTGATTCTTGGAATCATTTGGTTATATGTATTACACGTATTAAAGAAAAGTAAATTGAATTTCTGGCACTTCGCAGTGGGAAGTGCCGGACTTTTCATTTTTATGATGGTATATTTGCGTCCGGTGCTTACACAGCCGTCGGCTAGAATTATTGCGGCGATTGCCGGAATTCCAGGAAATCTGTTTCACTTATATACCGCGTATTTTAAATATGGAATTATCTTTGTACAGTCAAAACAGGGAGCCATTTCTTTGATGATAGACTTTGAGTGTTCTGGAATCATCGAAATCATGGCATTTCTTTCACTGCTTTTGTTTTACAATGTGTATACAAGGGTGGAAAAAGTCATTGTCGGGCTGTCCGGAATCAGTGCGCTTGTGGTTGCAAATGCAATCCGCATTACAATTATCTGCGTCATCATTCATTTTATGGGGGTGTCAGCATATTATGTGGCGCATGCATTTATCGGACGAATCGTTTTTTATGCATTTTCCGTTGCCTTGTATTTCTATGTTTTCACAAAACCACAGATTATCAAGCAAAGGGTAGGTGGCTTCCGCTATGCAAATCATAAATAA
- a CDS encoding 6-carboxytetrahydropterin synthase: MIEKQLFREYRFKFYLNMNHYIIINGAEGQLHPHTWEFTFLVIKEKSDFVQFNVFERLIEDYLETYQGKILNEMDPFQTIVPTLENVTDCFSEDIRKILKEHGGELISTESSETPTRSYIINYEKEPDFLKQMERIKQDRMDEIIDEVLDSVLES; encoded by the coding sequence ATGATTGAAAAACAGTTATTTCGTGAATACCGTTTTAAATTTTATCTGAATATGAACCATTATATTATTATCAATGGAGCAGAGGGACAGCTTCATCCGCATACCTGGGAGTTTACCTTCCTTGTTATCAAAGAAAAAAGCGATTTTGTGCAGTTTAATGTATTTGAACGGTTGATAGAGGATTACCTTGAAACATACCAGGGAAAGATTTTAAATGAGATGGACCCGTTCCAGACCATTGTTCCTACCTTAGAAAATGTGACGGACTGCTTTAGTGAGGATATTCGAAAGATTTTAAAAGAGCATGGCGGTGAACTGATTTCGACAGAAAGCAGTGAGACACCGACACGAAGCTACATTATCAATTATGAGAAGGAGCCTGACTTTTTAAAACAGATGGAACGGATTAAGCAGGACCGGATGGATGAAATTATTGATGAAGTGTTAGACAGTGTTTTAGAGTCATAA
- a CDS encoding Firmicu-CTERM sorting domain-containing protein — MSLKKLLGTSLLCFSLVLSNVTALAADQNNVSDNKELTSETQEQTDTMQEVQTQSESQENEDGSATPEQSEENPDAQDTNENGRGEQTTEGQNEEIQNTESEEAGVETQSADGVSLEQYAGGRTIQVDGDPKEWDGIPSYTSNDGSVAKWSVAQNDEYVYFYVQENGGNKWGLPITNTKAAISYASGLSNSNLNGIGFAFENSSLVLKDGWYGNINGTLSGFSPSQEQDKYEIEFAVPQSYFAEPDYTLTYCGTSIASGDIPVLNTFPEYEEEKPVYNGITIDGNFSDWNAVEKTSVDDGSIIDAAMVFDGDWIYIYLKDTGNGAAFHAGERSHGTYELLTDTGRRTSFVLRENGIEGVKDAKVKYSNDQYEIAIPASNLKKYRSTISFGYAQAKTPMISGVSNLQGGGNIDGSFSGITIDGNFDDWADYNHQLIEYSTNGDYGDDADGALYLSDHTLYGHVKTYRLRNNNPYYQVELRFNEVDSQNIYFQFITVDDSGNINWNPQMDYDGTTKEYYMIDMRGWHGASTLTELEDEGYGNKILGHAYIRMGSSDDTELEYEIDLEKLSSYISTSNSTPYEMSVTDMKTIQAKYQNIGDQWVTIAGTSSGPVVGVVLCISTVACVLAYRRRKQKGIA, encoded by the coding sequence GTGAGTCTGAAAAAATTACTAGGAACGTCGTTGCTATGTTTTTCATTGGTGTTGTCGAATGTGACAGCATTAGCAGCAGATCAAAACAATGTGTCAGACAATAAGGAACTGACATCGGAAACACAGGAACAAACAGATACTATGCAGGAAGTACAGACACAGTCAGAATCTCAAGAAAATGAAGATGGTTCTGCGACTCCAGAACAGAGCGAAGAAAACCCGGATGCACAGGATACAAATGAGAATGGCAGGGGGGAGCAGACCACAGAAGGACAGAACGAAGAAATACAAAATACAGAGTCTGAGGAAGCGGGTGTGGAAACGCAAAGCGCAGATGGAGTTTCCCTGGAACAATATGCAGGGGGCAGAACGATTCAGGTAGATGGAGATCCAAAAGAGTGGGATGGAATTCCTTCTTATACTTCAAATGATGGCAGTGTTGCAAAATGGTCTGTTGCACAGAATGATGAGTATGTGTATTTTTATGTGCAGGAAAATGGCGGAAACAAGTGGGGATTACCAATCACGAATACAAAAGCCGCGATTTCCTACGCATCAGGACTTTCTAACAGTAATTTGAATGGAATCGGATTCGCATTTGAAAACAGCAGTCTTGTTTTAAAAGATGGCTGGTATGGAAACATCAATGGAACACTGTCTGGTTTTTCACCGAGCCAGGAGCAGGATAAATATGAGATTGAGTTTGCAGTGCCACAAAGTTATTTCGCAGAACCTGATTATACACTTACATATTGCGGTACGAGCATTGCATCAGGTGATATTCCCGTACTAAATACATTCCCGGAATACGAAGAAGAAAAACCGGTCTATAACGGAATTACAATCGATGGTAACTTCTCTGACTGGAATGCGGTAGAAAAGACGTCTGTCGACGATGGCAGCATTATCGATGCAGCAATGGTATTTGATGGAGACTGGATTTATATTTACTTAAAGGATACTGGAAACGGTGCGGCATTCCATGCAGGTGAAAGAAGTCATGGTACCTATGAACTTTTAACGGATACCGGAAGAAGAACCAGTTTTGTATTAAGAGAAAATGGGATTGAAGGAGTAAAGGATGCTAAGGTGAAGTATTCAAACGATCAATATGAGATTGCAATCCCGGCTTCAAACCTAAAAAAATACCGCTCTACGATTTCATTTGGATATGCGCAGGCAAAGACACCAATGATAAGCGGTGTATCGAATCTGCAGGGCGGCGGTAACATCGACGGCTCATTTTCGGGAATTACAATTGATGGTAATTTTGATGACTGGGCAGATTATAACCATCAATTGATTGAATATTCTACGAATGGTGATTATGGAGATGATGCGGACGGTGCCTTATATCTGAGTGATCATACCCTATATGGTCATGTGAAAACATATCGTCTGAGAAATAACAATCCATATTATCAGGTGGAACTGCGCTTTAATGAGGTTGACAGTCAAAACATTTACTTTCAGTTTATTACAGTAGACGATAGCGGTAACATCAACTGGAATCCGCAGATGGATTATGACGGAACGACAAAAGAGTACTATATGATTGATATGAGAGGCTGGCATGGGGCATCTACTTTGACAGAACTCGAAGACGAAGGATATGGAAATAAGATTTTAGGTCATGCTTATATTCGAATGGGCAGCAGTGATGATACAGAGTTAGAATATGAGATTGATTTGGAAAAACTGTCTTCTTACATTTCAACAAGCAACAGTACGCCTTATGAAATGTCTGTAACAGATATGAAGACGATTCAGGCAAAATACCAGAATATCGGTGACCAATGGGTAACCATTGCAGGTACTTCATCAGGTCCGGTTGTCGGTGTTGTGTTATGTATCTCCACCGTTGCATGTGTATTGGCATATCGAAGAAGAAAACAAAAAGGAATTGCATAA